From a single Desulfatirhabdium butyrativorans DSM 18734 genomic region:
- a CDS encoding PAS domain S-box protein, producing the protein MQSEKLFIRLWVLLGILVVAILITGSWFYNHHNANMRQRVVDQLRSIAELKVEQISRWRSEQLADASTFLGTPFMIGATRMMALGQMEPELVEGIVSRLYNLKKHYQYQDVILANPDGEIVLCTSGCLAPLHAEALEAMKIAFHSNQPVLTDIHQMPDSLSSHFDCVVPFQIQEPDGRFVPAFAIILRIDTAIFLSPHLRSWPLPSQSAETLLVRKEGDVVRYLNELRFSGSKRLEITIPLDRNEVPAVQAANGKTGYTEGVDYRGRPVVAYIANVPKTSWILIAKIDREEVFEQMAFENRIIVVLICAGILAVLAGVGLLYHRMNERQFKSLYLAELAIKQSELQHKATLMSIGDGVIVTDPSGKVLMMNPVSETLTGWSLEEAKGQAVETVFPIVNEETRQCVENPVHRVCRDGCVVGLANHTVLLNREGREIPIADCGSPISGPDGNLQGAVLVFRDQSRERASEKAIREAHNLLRLVLDTVQVRVFWKDTEGHYLGCNMAFAKDNGLDGVEEVIGKTDRDFHIPEAAERFHAEDMEVIRSGKPKRFYEVFLTLPDGSAAWQLVSKSPLRDSEGNTQGILGTYQDITSIKKAEAEARNKARVDAVIAELSRHLLEPKADIPQVAPLVLERCLMLTQSMYGYVGSIHETSEELILDATRGPEPCMLGDVSSIHLMKKADGSYPGLWGHSLNTGATLVSENPAAHPSARGLPEGHVPLQRYLSVPILMENELIGQIGLANSPNAYSESTVAALERIAVLYGMFLRLKRIGSKLSEVEARLFQTQKMEAVGRLAGGVAHDFNNMIQVIQSYAELAKQKAATLDTGTTDTGLSRYMDRIEDAAEKSADLTRKLLAFARKQPIAPRRVNLNDTIENMLKMVRRLIGENIELLWKPGGHLDRIFIDPSQIDQILVNLSVNARDAIEGTGTITVETHNTELDAAYVRKHPFMSAGNYVVMSVADTGCGMDEKIKSMIFEPFFTTKPVGKGTGLGLSTVYGIVKQNNGHITVYSEPGKGTVFHIFFPSCPPDAETEETAKLKTIQRGTETILLVEDDPVLLEVAQQALENLGYTVLAASHPTEAIHICRTHEGIIDLLMTDMIMPEMNGRQLAQTIQQTRAGIPCLYMSGYTQDVFSADGKIDPDIHFIQKPFTIGVLSETIRKAIGKGAS; encoded by the coding sequence ATGCAAAGCGAAAAACTCTTTATCCGGCTCTGGGTTCTGCTGGGAATTCTGGTTGTAGCCATCCTGATTACCGGAAGCTGGTTTTACAACCACCACAACGCCAACATGCGTCAGCGTGTCGTTGATCAGCTGCGCAGCATTGCGGAACTCAAGGTCGAGCAGATCAGCCGATGGCGTTCCGAACAACTGGCCGATGCATCGACGTTTCTGGGAACACCGTTCATGATCGGAGCCACCCGGATGATGGCCCTCGGACAGATGGAGCCGGAACTGGTGGAAGGGATCGTCTCCCGGCTTTACAACCTCAAGAAACACTACCAGTATCAGGATGTCATTCTGGCCAATCCGGATGGTGAAATCGTGCTGTGCACCAGCGGGTGCCTCGCACCGCTCCATGCCGAAGCCCTCGAAGCCATGAAGATCGCCTTCCATTCCAATCAGCCGGTTCTCACCGATATCCACCAGATGCCCGATTCGTTGTCTTCCCATTTCGATTGCGTGGTGCCTTTCCAGATTCAAGAACCAGACGGTCGGTTCGTACCCGCTTTTGCAATCATTCTCCGAATCGATACAGCCATTTTCCTATCCCCTCATCTCCGGAGTTGGCCGCTGCCCAGCCAAAGTGCGGAGACCCTGCTGGTGCGAAAAGAAGGCGATGTCGTCCGCTATCTCAACGAGCTGCGTTTTTCCGGTAGCAAACGGCTGGAAATTACGATCCCTCTCGATCGCAACGAAGTGCCGGCGGTCCAGGCCGCAAACGGAAAAACCGGATATACGGAAGGCGTTGATTATCGGGGAAGACCTGTTGTGGCCTATATTGCCAACGTTCCGAAAACGAGCTGGATTCTGATCGCAAAGATCGACCGGGAAGAGGTTTTCGAACAGATGGCCTTCGAGAACCGCATCATCGTGGTGCTGATTTGCGCGGGTATCCTGGCCGTTTTGGCCGGTGTCGGTCTTCTCTACCACCGCATGAACGAAAGGCAATTCAAATCGCTCTATCTGGCCGAACTTGCCATCAAACAGAGCGAACTGCAGCACAAAGCCACGCTGATGAGCATCGGCGATGGGGTCATCGTGACCGATCCATCCGGCAAGGTCCTGATGATGAACCCGGTTTCCGAAACCCTGACCGGATGGTCCCTGGAGGAGGCAAAAGGACAGGCCGTCGAAACCGTTTTTCCCATCGTCAACGAGGAAACCCGCCAATGCGTGGAAAATCCCGTTCATCGGGTATGCCGGGATGGGTGCGTGGTTGGCCTGGCCAACCACACCGTTTTGCTGAACAGGGAAGGCCGGGAAATTCCCATTGCGGACTGTGGATCGCCCATTTCCGGGCCCGATGGCAACCTGCAGGGTGCGGTCCTTGTGTTCCGGGACCAGAGTCGGGAACGGGCATCGGAAAAAGCCATCCGGGAGGCGCACAACCTATTGCGGCTCGTTCTGGATACCGTTCAGGTCCGGGTATTCTGGAAGGATACGGAAGGGCACTACCTGGGTTGCAACATGGCCTTTGCCAAAGACAACGGCCTCGATGGCGTGGAAGAGGTGATCGGCAAGACAGACAGGGATTTTCACATCCCTGAAGCGGCCGAGCGCTTTCATGCCGAAGACATGGAAGTCATCCGTTCGGGCAAACCCAAACGGTTTTATGAAGTATTCCTGACATTGCCGGACGGTTCCGCAGCCTGGCAGCTTGTCAGCAAATCGCCGCTGCGGGACAGCGAAGGGAACACACAGGGCATTCTGGGAACATATCAGGATATTACATCCATCAAGAAGGCGGAGGCAGAAGCGCGCAACAAGGCAAGAGTCGATGCCGTCATCGCCGAGCTCTCCAGGCACCTGCTGGAGCCGAAAGCCGACATCCCTCAGGTAGCTCCCCTTGTATTGGAACGCTGCCTGATGCTGACGCAAAGCATGTACGGCTATGTGGGCTCGATCCACGAAACGAGCGAAGAATTGATTCTCGATGCGACCCGGGGCCCGGAGCCCTGCATGCTGGGAGATGTTTCCAGTATTCATCTGATGAAAAAGGCCGACGGTTCATATCCCGGCCTCTGGGGCCACTCCTTGAACACAGGTGCCACGTTGGTTTCCGAAAATCCCGCCGCTCATCCATCCGCCAGAGGGCTTCCGGAAGGGCATGTTCCGTTACAACGCTACCTGAGTGTTCCCATCCTGATGGAAAACGAGCTGATCGGGCAGATCGGGCTTGCCAACAGTCCCAATGCCTACTCCGAAAGCACCGTGGCGGCTCTCGAGCGGATTGCGGTTCTCTACGGCATGTTTCTCCGGCTCAAGCGTATCGGCAGCAAACTCTCCGAAGTGGAAGCCAGACTGTTTCAGACCCAAAAAATGGAGGCTGTCGGCAGGCTGGCAGGCGGGGTGGCACATGACTTCAACAATATGATTCAGGTGATCCAGAGCTATGCCGAACTGGCGAAGCAGAAAGCCGCCACCCTGGATACGGGTACGACCGATACCGGGCTTTCCCGATACATGGACAGGATCGAGGATGCAGCGGAAAAATCGGCTGATCTCACCCGGAAACTTCTGGCTTTTGCCCGAAAGCAGCCGATTGCCCCACGCCGTGTCAACCTGAACGACACCATCGAGAACATGCTGAAAATGGTTCGCAGGCTGATCGGGGAAAATATCGAACTTCTCTGGAAACCGGGAGGCCATCTGGATCGCATCTTCATCGATCCTTCCCAAATCGATCAGATTCTGGTAAATCTCTCCGTCAATGCTCGGGATGCCATCGAAGGAACGGGAACGATTACTGTGGAAACCCACAATACGGAACTTGACGCTGCTTACGTTCGAAAACATCCTTTCATGTCTGCCGGGAACTATGTGGTCATGTCCGTTGCCGATACGGGATGCGGCATGGATGAAAAGATCAAATCCATGATCTTCGAACCATTTTTCACAACCAAGCCTGTCGGAAAGGGAACAGGGCTCGGGCTTTCCACCGTTTACGGCATCGTCAAGCAGAACAACGGCCACATCACGGTATACAGCGAGCCTGGGAAAGGAACGGTGTTTCACATCTTTTTCCCATCCTGCCCGCCGGATGCCGAAACCGAAGAAACGGCGAAACTGAAAACCATCCAACGGGGTACCGAAACCATCCTTCTGGTGGAAGATGATCCGGTCCTTCTGGAAGTTGCCCAACAGGCGCTTGAAAATCTGGGGTACACCGTGCTTGCCGCATCGCATCCCACGGAAGCGATCCATATCTGCCGGACCCATGAGGGAATCATCGATCTGCTGATGACCGATATGATCATGCCGGAGATGAATGGCAGACAACTGGCCCAGACCATTCAACAGACAAGAGCCGGTATCCCCTGCCTGTATATGTCCGGTTACACCCAGGATGTTTTTTCAGCAGACGGAAAAATCGATCCGGATATTCATTTTATTCAAAAACCGTTCACCATAGGCGTACTGTCTGAAACCATCCGAAAGGCAATCGGCAAAGGCGCAAGCTGA
- a CDS encoding MFS transporter — MNQRVSSTATLFAVSTASFLMPFMFSGVGIALPSIGREMGATATQIGLVETGYMMSVSMFLLLMGRLGDVYGRKRIFQWGIALFTLMGAAISQAWSIHAVVVLRFLQGIGGAMIAATGMAIVVSVFPQNQRGKALGINVACVYAGLSCGPFLGGTIVTAWGWRWLFALCLPLGAAVYGILRWKLKGEWADARGESIDWRGAAIFSLAMIALVVGAANLKSADWGSYLMAFGLLLLIGFIWIENRTPSPLLDIHLMKTNRIFTLSSLAALLNYAATFGVTFFMSLFLQYVKGFTPQQAGTLLVLQPVTQALFSPICGRLSDRYPAAWIATIGMACCAAGLGLSVGITQTTSTHAIAAVLLLLGIGFALFSSPNMSVIMGSVPPRFVGVASGLVAIMRTFGMMVSMTIVTILFSAILKGHPIVAETQGDFIRCMHAAFTIYALLCILGIFASFGRLRKS, encoded by the coding sequence ATGAACCAACGTGTTTCTTCCACTGCGACCCTGTTTGCCGTATCGACGGCATCCTTCCTGATGCCCTTCATGTTTTCCGGGGTCGGTATCGCACTTCCCTCCATCGGCCGTGAGATGGGCGCAACGGCAACCCAGATCGGTCTGGTCGAAACCGGATACATGATGTCGGTGTCCATGTTCCTGCTGCTGATGGGACGGCTCGGCGATGTCTATGGCAGGAAGCGCATCTTCCAGTGGGGGATTGCCCTGTTCACCCTGATGGGGGCCGCCATTTCCCAGGCATGGTCCATTCATGCCGTGGTGGTCCTGAGGTTTTTGCAGGGCATCGGCGGCGCCATGATCGCAGCCACCGGCATGGCCATCGTCGTTTCCGTTTTCCCGCAGAATCAGCGCGGCAAGGCGCTTGGCATCAACGTGGCCTGCGTGTATGCCGGGCTTTCCTGCGGCCCGTTTCTGGGCGGAACCATCGTCACGGCCTGGGGTTGGCGCTGGCTCTTCGCCCTGTGTCTGCCGCTCGGCGCCGCCGTCTATGGCATTCTCCGATGGAAACTCAAGGGGGAATGGGCCGATGCCCGCGGCGAGTCCATCGACTGGCGGGGCGCAGCCATCTTTTCCCTGGCCATGATCGCACTGGTGGTTGGCGCGGCAAACCTCAAATCCGCTGACTGGGGCAGTTACCTGATGGCCTTCGGTTTGCTGTTGCTGATCGGTTTCATCTGGATCGAGAACCGCACGCCGTCGCCACTGCTCGACATCCACCTGATGAAGACCAACCGGATATTCACCCTGAGCAGTCTGGCCGCCTTGCTGAACTATGCCGCCACCTTCGGCGTCACGTTCTTCATGAGCCTATTCCTGCAGTACGTCAAAGGCTTTACCCCGCAACAGGCCGGGACCCTGCTGGTGCTGCAGCCGGTCACACAGGCCCTGTTTTCCCCGATCTGCGGCAGGCTCTCCGACCGCTATCCGGCAGCCTGGATCGCCACCATCGGCATGGCATGCTGTGCTGCTGGGCTTGGCCTGAGCGTCGGAATCACGCAAACGACTTCGACACACGCCATCGCAGCCGTGCTGCTGCTGCTGGGCATCGGCTTCGCCCTCTTTTCCTCTCCCAACATGAGCGTCATCATGGGCAGCGTGCCGCCCAGATTTGTCGGTGTCGCTTCGGGACTTGTCGCCATCATGCGCACTTTCGGCATGATGGTGAGCATGACCATCGTCACCATCCTCTTTTCCGCAATCCTCAAGGGCCATCCGATCGTCGCCGAAACCCAGGGAGATTTCATCCGCTGCATGCATGCCGCCTTCACCATTTACGCCCTGCTGTGCATCCTCGGTATTTTCGCCTCCTTCGGAAGACTGCGCAAATCCTGA